From the Candidatus Saccharimonadaceae bacterium ML1 genome, one window contains:
- the nrdR gene encoding Transcriptional repressor NrdR encodes MHTIKIGNSRVLESRESADGITIRRRRETLDGKHRFTTYERVERPNLAVIKKDSSRELFERTKLANAIRRSVGKFFKSEVEVEEIIDRVEDRLYGLGETEIPSRQIGELVLDELAACNEVAYVRFASVFQKFETLDDFVKILEQRKRSKQS; translated from the coding sequence ATGCATACGATAAAAATTGGAAATAGCCGCGTCCTTGAGTCGCGCGAGTCGGCGGACGGAATCACAATTCGCCGCCGCCGCGAAACGCTTGATGGCAAGCATCGGTTTACGACGTACGAGCGTGTTGAACGCCCAAATTTGGCGGTAATTAAAAAAGATAGTTCGCGCGAGTTGTTTGAACGGACAAAATTGGCAAACGCAATTCGCCGTTCGGTTGGAAAGTTTTTCAAGTCGGAGGTTGAAGTCGAAGAGATTATTGATCGGGTCGAGGATAGACTGTATGGTTTAGGTGAAACCGAAATACCGTCGCGCCAGATCGGCGAACTTGTGCTTGACGAGCTCGCCGCCTGCAACGAAGTAGCGTACGTTCGGTTCGCGAGCGTATTCCAAAAGTTTGAGACGCTTGATGATTTTGTGAAAATTCTTGAACAGCGTAAGCGGAGCAAGCAATCCTGA
- a CDS encoding vitamin K epoxide reductase family protein yields MPSKTSALTDRQRVIVFGVLLIGSAIGLVASIVLSHEALTIAKDSSKVLDCDLNAAMSCSSVAKHWSAHVVGDIPNSFVGMVAYPVFITIAVAGLARTRFPRWFMCAAEAGGWVSLGFAGWMFYMSYIVIGALCPWCLATDAAVLLVLFALIRHNVLTDSPMISAKLVPSKKCVQQNYDVVVFVAIAVAICALIVLKYGDKLV; encoded by the coding sequence ATGCCGTCCAAGACTAGCGCTTTGACAGACCGCCAGCGGGTTATCGTGTTTGGCGTGTTGCTTATTGGATCGGCAATTGGGCTTGTAGCATCAATCGTATTGTCGCACGAAGCGCTAACGATCGCAAAGGACAGCAGTAAAGTGCTTGACTGCGATTTGAACGCTGCGATGAGCTGCAGTTCGGTAGCAAAACATTGGTCGGCGCATGTTGTCGGCGATATTCCGAACAGTTTCGTCGGCATGGTGGCGTACCCGGTATTTATCACAATTGCTGTTGCTGGACTGGCGCGTACGCGATTTCCGCGTTGGTTTATGTGCGCCGCCGAGGCTGGCGGATGGGTGAGTCTGGGTTTTGCGGGCTGGATGTTTTATATGAGCTACATTGTAATTGGTGCGTTGTGCCCGTGGTGTTTGGCGACAGATGCAGCAGTGCTGCTCGTGCTTTTTGCGCTTATTCGCCATAATGTACTGACGGATAGCCCGATGATTTCCGCAAAATTGGTGCCGTCTAAAAAATGTGTTCAGCAAAATTACGATGTTGTCGTTTTTGTTGCTATCGCGGTTGCGATATGCGCGTTGATTGTGCTTAAATATGGCGATAAGTTAGTATAA
- a CDS encoding DUF2154 domain-containing protein — MKHNIVIRAYLGLAAVAIGLLLLLRNLHVISFDYWGELWGGFLSLWLILVGCMILVKRSRWIWGLLFLSAGATIGLRALHIVDVNFWQIVWPILFIAVGFAVLFSLVKDGKISKMKVKHMAAAWSGQSEKVEGEYTGGTISSVFSGVDLDLRQADIQDGAVIELFVLFGGVDIIIPNDVVIKNEVTAILGGVDDKTSPGVKAKKTLYIRGECFFGGIELK, encoded by the coding sequence ATGAAGCATAATATAGTTATACGAGCATATCTTGGTCTTGCGGCTGTAGCGATAGGGTTGCTTTTATTGTTACGTAACCTTCATGTTATCTCTTTTGACTACTGGGGAGAGCTATGGGGCGGGTTCTTGTCGCTTTGGCTGATCCTCGTGGGGTGCATGATTCTTGTAAAGCGTTCGCGGTGGATTTGGGGTTTGTTATTCTTGTCTGCAGGGGCAACGATCGGTCTCCGTGCACTTCACATTGTTGATGTTAACTTTTGGCAGATTGTATGGCCAATTTTGTTTATCGCTGTCGGTTTTGCAGTGTTGTTTTCACTCGTGAAAGACGGCAAAATATCAAAAATGAAAGTCAAGCATATGGCAGCGGCATGGTCGGGGCAAAGTGAAAAAGTAGAAGGTGAATATACTGGCGGGACTATTTCTTCGGTATTTAGTGGTGTTGATCTTGACCTGCGCCAGGCTGATATTCAGGACGGTGCGGTTATTGAGCTGTTTGTTCTGTTTGGCGGCGTTGATATTATTATACCGAACGACGTGGTTATAAAAAATGAGGTGACTGCTATTCTTGGCGGTGTTGATGATAAGACTAGTCCTGGTGTGAAAGCGAAAAAGACGCTGTATATTCGCGGTGAATGCTTTTTTGGCGGCATTGAATTGAAATAA
- a CDS encoding isoleucine--tRNA ligase: protein MKFKHGTRRRAAEYEKDWVKRWKVDRTFEKSVEQRSEDNHYVFYDGPPFITGVPHHGTLLSSIVKDAVPRYQTMKGKRVERVWGWDCHGLPAEVFTEKKLGIKDRRDIGTTISLEKYITTARENMVQTSSLWNDTIDRIGRWVDMDNAYKTMDKEYMESVWWAFKELHNKGKIYEGERVLMYCTRDATPLSKAEVTMDAGAYQDVTDPSVYVRFQLEDGRTLLVWTTTPWTLSANTALAVNADLTYAEVEVEGERFVLAKNLLDKALTNEKHETLPYTIITEYSGESLVGLNYKPLLGVNRGEHAHKIYSAGYVSADDGTGIVHIAPAYGEEDFNLAQANNIPVVHVIDENGFFTEGDWKGENVWESNKRIAKELKERGVVWKIDYIRHSYPHCHRCGTRLMYRAHPSWFYDVQGQKELMLAKNSEQITWFPEHLKYGRFEKNIEQAPDWNLSRDRFWATAMPVWEAVDADGNTLRDEQGNKRQIVVGSYAELKELSGAELDDYHRPWIDAIEFDLTPEGDVPPADYQGERVHYIRIDKVLDGWFESGSMPFAQFHYPFENKAKFEENFPGDFVVEYIGQVRAWFYYMHVVSVGLFGESPFKHVVTTGVVAGNDGRKMSKSYGNFTDPNELMDKFSADSLRFLLLSSPLLNGEDFALHDKDVGDVARKLSMIWNMYDFFTMYAEVDGWEFDGALQDPLNDLTNPLDIWIVSRLHQLVATVEKHMDGYNIPDALSPILPFLDDASNWYVRRSRRRFWKSEDDADKNDAYKTLHYVLVRLSYLLAPFTPFLADELHHNLTGDDESVHLKDWLPAGTVNELVIDEMARVREYINEGLSLRAKAGVKVRQPLACVTVPEKGKTFDFTPILLEELNVKRVLYGDNVAIDTEITPELKREGLAREIIRHVQSARKKAGLSVDDHIILGLRSNDNKLNKAIDEHARIIEGETLTLKLGPISDDMYEEEVKIEGNRDLKIFLKRTA, encoded by the coding sequence ATGAAATTTAAACACGGTACACGCCGGCGGGCAGCAGAATATGAAAAAGATTGGGTGAAGCGTTGGAAAGTCGACAGAACATTTGAAAAATCGGTCGAACAGCGTTCAGAAGACAACCATTATGTATTTTATGACGGCCCGCCATTTATCACTGGCGTACCGCACCATGGCACATTGCTTAGCAGCATTGTCAAAGATGCTGTGCCGCGCTATCAGACTATGAAAGGTAAGCGTGTTGAGCGTGTGTGGGGTTGGGACTGCCATGGATTGCCGGCGGAAGTGTTTACCGAGAAGAAACTAGGTATTAAAGATCGCCGCGATATCGGTACGACGATTAGTCTGGAAAAGTACATCACGACTGCGCGTGAAAATATGGTGCAGACCAGTAGTCTGTGGAACGATACGATTGATCGGATTGGTCGCTGGGTAGATATGGATAATGCCTACAAAACCATGGACAAAGAATACATGGAGAGTGTTTGGTGGGCGTTTAAAGAGCTGCATAATAAAGGCAAAATTTATGAGGGTGAGCGAGTGCTCATGTATTGCACGCGCGATGCGACGCCGCTGTCAAAAGCTGAGGTGACGATGGATGCAGGCGCATACCAAGATGTGACCGACCCAAGCGTATATGTGCGCTTTCAACTGGAGGACGGGAGAACGCTGTTGGTTTGGACGACAACGCCGTGGACGCTATCGGCAAATACGGCTCTAGCAGTGAATGCTGATTTGACGTATGCTGAGGTTGAAGTTGAAGGCGAACGGTTTGTGTTGGCGAAAAACCTGCTTGATAAAGCATTGACGAATGAAAAACATGAGACGCTGCCGTATACAATTATTACTGAGTACTCTGGCGAGTCGCTCGTTGGCCTGAACTATAAGCCATTATTGGGCGTAAATCGCGGCGAGCACGCACACAAAATTTATTCAGCTGGATATGTGTCGGCTGATGATGGTACCGGCATTGTCCATATTGCGCCGGCATATGGCGAGGAGGATTTTAATCTTGCTCAAGCTAATAATATTCCCGTTGTGCACGTTATTGACGAAAACGGCTTCTTCACTGAGGGCGACTGGAAAGGCGAGAATGTTTGGGAAAGTAATAAGCGCATCGCTAAAGAGCTGAAAGAGCGCGGCGTCGTTTGGAAGATCGACTATATTCGCCACAGCTATCCGCATTGTCATCGCTGCGGCACGCGCTTGATGTATCGGGCGCACCCGAGTTGGTTCTATGACGTGCAGGGGCAGAAGGAGTTGATGCTTGCGAAAAATTCCGAACAGATTACGTGGTTTCCTGAGCACCTAAAGTATGGGCGGTTTGAGAAAAATATTGAACAAGCGCCAGATTGGAATTTGTCGCGCGATCGTTTCTGGGCAACAGCGATGCCGGTTTGGGAAGCGGTTGACGCGGATGGTAATACGCTGCGCGATGAACAGGGTAATAAGCGGCAAATTGTTGTCGGTTCGTATGCAGAGTTGAAAGAATTGAGCGGCGCAGAGCTTGACGACTATCACCGTCCGTGGATTGATGCGATTGAGTTTGACTTGACGCCTGAAGGCGATGTGCCGCCGGCTGATTATCAGGGCGAGCGTGTTCATTATATACGCATTGATAAAGTGCTGGATGGCTGGTTCGAGTCGGGCAGTATGCCATTTGCGCAGTTTCACTATCCGTTTGAGAATAAAGCGAAGTTTGAGGAAAATTTCCCAGGCGATTTTGTAGTTGAGTATATTGGTCAGGTGCGGGCGTGGTTCTATTATATGCATGTCGTTAGCGTTGGTTTGTTTGGCGAAAGTCCGTTTAAGCATGTGGTGACGACTGGTGTGGTGGCAGGCAACGACGGCCGCAAAATGAGTAAAAGCTACGGTAACTTCACTGACCCGAATGAGCTGATGGATAAGTTTAGCGCTGATAGTCTGCGTTTTTTGCTGCTATCAAGCCCGCTGCTTAATGGCGAGGATTTTGCGCTGCACGATAAAGATGTTGGCGACGTGGCGCGCAAGCTCAGTATGATTTGGAATATGTACGATTTCTTCACGATGTATGCAGAGGTTGATGGTTGGGAATTTGACGGCGCATTACAGGATCCGCTTAACGATTTAACAAACCCGCTAGATATTTGGATTGTCAGCCGCCTGCATCAGCTGGTTGCTACAGTGGAGAAGCATATGGACGGATATAATATTCCGGACGCGCTTAGTCCGATCCTGCCATTCTTAGACGATGCAAGCAATTGGTATGTGCGCCGCAGCCGCCGCCGCTTCTGGAAATCGGAAGACGACGCGGATAAGAACGATGCGTATAAAACGCTCCATTACGTGTTGGTGCGGTTAAGCTATTTGCTTGCGCCGTTTACGCCGTTTTTAGCGGATGAGTTGCATCATAATTTAACAGGCGACGACGAGTCGGTTCACTTGAAAGATTGGCTGCCGGCAGGCACAGTGAACGAATTAGTCATTGATGAAATGGCGCGCGTGCGCGAATACATCAATGAAGGTTTGAGCTTGCGTGCTAAGGCTGGAGTGAAAGTACGCCAACCGCTCGCGTGCGTGACGGTTCCCGAGAAAGGTAAGACATTTGATTTTACGCCGATTTTGCTGGAGGAACTGAATGTCAAACGTGTATTATATGGCGATAATGTTGCAATAGACACAGAGATTACTCCTGAGCTCAAGCGCGAGGGCCTGGCGCGCGAAATTATTCGCCACGTCCAAAGCGCGCGCAAGAAGGCCGGCTTGAGTGTCGATGATCATATTATTTTAGGGTTAAGGTCCAATGACAACAAGTTGAACAAAGCTATTGATGAACACGCGAGAATTATTGAAGGCGAGACGTTGACATTGAAACTCGGACCAATATCAGATGATATGTACGAAGAAGAAGTGAAAATTGAAGGAAATAGAGACTTGAAAATATTTTTGAAGCGTACAGCGTAG
- a CDS encoding NTP transferase domain-containing protein encodes MAEIIKAIIPVAGWGTRMLPITKAIEKCMLPVGKRPIIDYVVQDCLAAGIREFIFVVSEQSSQLEAYYRSNIHLNDYLRRKGKEDMLPLIAPLKANMHFVTQPSYGKYGTAVPVALASDYINTDESAVVLMGDDFMYNPDGSSEVARLIAATPAGECSILAKEVPHESISRYGAIVIDESGHFREIVEKPRPEEAPSDYANIGKYVLTKQVIDSCADIAVSPRGEYDLTDAITQFAQAGGAVKVVPAVGQHLDGGSLDGWLYANNVVCGL; translated from the coding sequence ATGGCGGAAATCATTAAAGCAATTATTCCGGTGGCGGGTTGGGGAACGCGTATGCTGCCGATCACCAAAGCGATTGAAAAGTGCATGCTGCCTGTTGGCAAGCGCCCGATTATTGACTATGTTGTGCAGGACTGCTTAGCGGCGGGTATCCGCGAGTTTATTTTTGTCGTGAGCGAGCAGAGTTCGCAGCTTGAGGCGTACTATCGCAGCAATATTCATCTAAACGATTATCTGCGGCGCAAGGGCAAAGAGGATATGCTGCCGCTTATCGCGCCGCTCAAAGCTAATATGCACTTCGTGACGCAGCCGAGCTACGGAAAGTACGGTACGGCGGTGCCGGTAGCCCTCGCGAGCGATTACATTAACACGGATGAATCAGCGGTTGTGCTGATGGGTGATGATTTCATGTATAATCCTGATGGCTCAAGCGAAGTAGCGCGCCTTATCGCGGCGACGCCGGCGGGCGAGTGCAGCATACTGGCGAAAGAAGTACCGCATGAAAGTATTAGCCGTTACGGCGCGATTGTCATTGACGAGAGCGGTCATTTTCGCGAAATTGTTGAGAAGCCGCGCCCTGAAGAAGCGCCGAGTGATTACGCTAATATCGGTAAATATGTTTTGACTAAGCAAGTGATCGACTCGTGCGCCGATATCGCAGTATCGCCGCGGGGCGAATACGATCTAACCGATGCTATTACGCAGTTTGCGCAGGCTGGTGGTGCGGTGAAAGTCGTGCCGGCAGTTGGGCAGCATCTGGACGGCGGGTCGCTTGATGGTTGGCTGTATGCGAATAATGTTGTGTGTGGCTTGTAA
- the rplU gene encoding 50S ribosomal protein L21: MKAVVKISGKQYLVSEKETLRVDLLPEGTKELALDALMTIDGDKIAVGNPVVKGVNVKAKVVEALVKGDKIRVIRYKAKKRVHKENGHRQKYSLIEITAIK, from the coding sequence ATGAAAGCAGTCGTAAAGATCTCTGGCAAGCAGTATCTTGTCAGCGAAAAAGAGACCCTACGGGTGGACCTCCTCCCGGAAGGAACGAAAGAGCTCGCTCTCGACGCACTCATGACCATTGACGGCGATAAAATCGCGGTTGGTAATCCTGTAGTGAAGGGCGTAAACGTAAAAGCGAAAGTTGTTGAAGCGTTGGTGAAGGGCGATAAAATTCGCGTTATCCGCTACAAGGCAAAAAAACGTGTCCACAAAGAGAACGGTCATCGCCAAAAATACTCGCTTATCGAAATTACAGCGATCAAGTAG
- a CDS encoding AAA family ATPase, which translates to MATIIAVTNQKGGVGKTTTSINLAYYLAKNGKRTLLIDFDPQGNATSGLSIDKQSLDTTMTEVIMGKKKLIDAVMPTEFTNLWIAPTTPELANAEVELTQVQHRFSRLKYAIQLTPTQYDFVIIDCPPSLSLLTVNALIAAQYVLLPVQAEFYALEGLGQLLETMKLIRKNLNPTLDLIGVLPTMVDSRTSLSTQVLDEISKHFPAKVFKTKIPRNVRLAEAPSHGLPIGAYDRFSKGARAYKAVTKEVLDRVG; encoded by the coding sequence GTGGCAACGATTATCGCAGTAACTAATCAAAAAGGCGGCGTCGGCAAAACAACGACGTCAATCAATCTTGCGTATTATTTAGCTAAGAACGGTAAGCGGACATTATTGATTGACTTTGACCCGCAGGGTAATGCGACGAGCGGGTTGTCGATTGACAAGCAATCGCTTGATACGACGATGACGGAAGTGATTATGGGGAAAAAAAAGCTCATTGATGCAGTAATGCCGACCGAGTTTACTAATCTGTGGATTGCGCCGACGACGCCGGAATTAGCAAATGCCGAGGTGGAACTGACGCAGGTGCAGCACCGGTTTAGCCGGCTAAAATATGCGATTCAATTGACGCCGACGCAGTACGATTTTGTTATTATTGACTGTCCGCCGAGTTTAAGTTTGCTGACGGTTAACGCGCTGATTGCGGCGCAGTATGTGTTGCTGCCGGTGCAGGCGGAGTTCTATGCGCTTGAGGGCTTAGGGCAGCTGCTTGAAACGATGAAGCTGATTCGTAAAAATCTTAACCCGACGCTTGACCTGATTGGCGTGCTGCCGACGATGGTTGATAGCCGCACGTCGCTGTCGACGCAAGTGCTTGATGAAATTTCTAAGCATTTTCCAGCGAAAGTATTCAAAACGAAGATTCCGCGCAATGTGCGGCTCGCCGAAGCGCCGAGCCATGGGCTGCCGATTGGCGCGTATGATCGGTTTAGCAAGGGTGCGCGCGCCTATAAAGCAGTGACAAAGGAGGTGCTTGATCGTGTCGGCTAA
- a CDS encoding ParB/RepB/Spo0J family partition protein: MSAKKGLGRSFDSLIPTELLDESFDPTSEQDDRVSDLRYIKLSEIVPDPDQPRRAFDEVSLDELAASVKEHGVLQPIVVAPDKQGYRIVAGERRFRASQRAGLEKIPALVRTLSSQHKLELSLIENLQRSDLNPLETATAYLKLRDQFNLTLEEIGQRVGGKTSAAVSNTLRLLRLPASARDAIIAGDIREGQARPLIGLPEDVVDEIIPRIIKEGWSARAIESYVRRQKANGLSGRTTRQPAPRKPRYVKEQTRFADRFKTPVEVRTNRRGSGQIVISFQDHADFERISKLLG, translated from the coding sequence GTGTCGGCTAAAAAGGGTTTGGGACGAAGTTTTGATTCATTGATTCCGACGGAGTTGCTGGACGAGTCGTTTGATCCGACATCTGAGCAGGATGACCGTGTAAGTGATTTGCGCTATATTAAGCTCAGTGAGATAGTACCAGATCCGGACCAGCCGCGCCGCGCGTTTGATGAAGTGTCGCTTGACGAACTGGCGGCGTCGGTAAAGGAGCATGGCGTGTTGCAGCCGATCGTTGTGGCGCCGGATAAGCAGGGCTATAGAATTGTTGCGGGCGAGCGGCGGTTTCGCGCATCGCAGCGAGCGGGGCTTGAAAAAATTCCGGCATTAGTACGGACGTTATCGAGCCAGCATAAGTTAGAGTTATCGCTCATCGAGAACTTGCAGCGCAGCGATTTGAACCCGCTTGAGACGGCGACGGCATATCTAAAATTGCGCGATCAGTTCAACTTAACGCTTGAGGAGATCGGACAGCGCGTTGGCGGCAAAACGTCGGCGGCGGTTAGTAATACGCTGCGTTTATTGCGGTTGCCAGCGTCGGCGCGCGACGCGATTATAGCGGGCGATATCCGCGAAGGGCAGGCGCGCCCGTTGATTGGCTTGCCGGAGGATGTGGTTGACGAAATTATTCCGCGCATTATAAAAGAGGGCTGGAGCGCGCGTGCAATTGAAAGCTATGTGCGCCGCCAGAAAGCGAATGGGTTAAGCGGCCGTACGACGCGCCAGCCAGCGCCGCGTAAACCGCGCTACGTTAAAGAACAGACTCGTTTTGCCGATCGATTTAAGACGCCGGTTGAGGTGCGAACAAATCGCCGCGGTTCAGGACAAATCGTTATTTCATTTCAGGATCACGCGGATTTTGAGCGGATTTCGAAATTGCTTGGCTAG
- the lepB gene encoding signal peptidase I has product MEASYLTRHPRLKDILNFIGFVLLVLIGTLLINTYVFRSFSVSGHSMDHTLADGDRLIVDRLPVTAALLKNKPYVPNRGQIIVFKNPRFLAGMHDEFIVKRVIAFPGERVTVKDGTLTVYNREHPNGFHPDDEYRRGGVGPQSPSSGDVDTAVPEGVLFVAGDNRIGSSSYDSRTGLGFVPNHDVVGPVSVRLFPFSKITTF; this is encoded by the coding sequence ATGGAAGCAAGTTATTTAACGCGTCATCCACGGTTGAAGGACATACTTAATTTCATTGGATTTGTTCTGCTTGTCCTGATCGGCACGCTGCTGATCAACACCTACGTATTTCGCAGTTTTTCGGTATCTGGACACAGTATGGACCATACGCTTGCCGATGGCGACCGGCTTATCGTCGACCGGCTGCCTGTAACTGCGGCTTTACTCAAAAATAAACCGTACGTGCCAAACCGCGGGCAAATTATCGTCTTCAAAAACCCGCGTTTTTTAGCCGGCATGCATGATGAATTTATCGTGAAGCGCGTCATCGCATTTCCTGGCGAGCGCGTTACTGTCAAAGACGGCACGCTTACTGTATACAATCGCGAGCATCCAAACGGATTTCACCCCGATGACGAGTACCGCAGAGGCGGCGTCGGACCGCAGAGCCCGTCAAGCGGCGACGTCGACACAGCCGTACCTGAAGGCGTACTGTTTGTCGCTGGCGACAATCGTATCGGCAGCAGCTCGTACGACTCGCGCACTGGACTCGGCTTTGTTCCTAACCACGACGTCGTCGGACCAGTTTCAGTGCGTCTCTTTCCTTTCTCAAAAATAACGACTTTCTAA
- a CDS encoding LytR family transcriptional regulator, with product MSKRAVDGFVPRRQLPEVSAEGLGRSPSGSGVRRRIAVSGANHAASPKPLSSPAISRAAQRPSTIRNSDRADIDASLREIGNLSDLDAPTAPDGRKKRGKKSKKPISRRRKIIKRGIIAFILIIVLTAGWFAYRALMASKSVFKGDLFGLVQQKPLKQDANGRSNILILGTSEDDEGHEAGYLTDSMMVLSIDQNKKNAYMVSVPRDLYVKYGRACDAGYAGKINVYFNCVNNDWKSDSAEDERQKETRSFVGEILGMDLQYSVHVNYSVMRDLVSAIGGIKVNIESRDPRGVMDSNFDWKCGTTRAEKQERCPRGHYISYPNGEVELDAEHALYLAMARGDIAPTYGFEQSNFDREKNQQKIMMAIREKALSTGTLTDFSKVTKLVDAIGANLRTNFETGEVRTLVSLMQSIKQDEIKSVSLIDAEPAILTTGTVGGASAVIPVAGTYNYSGLQAYIKKHIYATAITREEPRVVILNGSGIAGAAQAEATKLEELGIAVNTVGNVPSGQTYSSNKIYRVGEKTKSATEEKLKSLYHTSVSPSNELSGVTYSANTDYVIIITKAQSSKSR from the coding sequence ATGAGTAAACGAGCAGTAGACGGTTTTGTTCCGCGGCGCCAATTGCCGGAAGTATCGGCGGAAGGCTTAGGGCGTTCGCCGAGCGGCAGCGGCGTGCGGCGGCGTATCGCGGTGTCTGGTGCGAATCACGCGGCATCGCCGAAGCCGTTATCTTCGCCGGCGATATCGCGAGCAGCACAGCGTCCGTCGACTATTAGAAACTCCGATCGCGCAGATATTGACGCGTCATTGCGAGAGATTGGCAATCTGTCTGATCTTGATGCGCCGACGGCACCGGACGGTCGAAAAAAACGCGGCAAAAAATCTAAAAAACCAATATCTCGTCGCCGCAAAATTATTAAACGCGGGATTATCGCGTTCATCTTGATTATTGTACTGACCGCCGGCTGGTTTGCATATCGTGCGTTAATGGCGAGCAAGTCGGTCTTTAAGGGCGACTTGTTTGGGCTGGTGCAGCAGAAACCTCTCAAGCAGGATGCGAACGGTCGTTCAAATATTCTTATTCTCGGTACATCTGAAGATGACGAAGGGCACGAAGCAGGGTATCTAACTGACTCAATGATGGTGTTGAGCATCGACCAAAACAAGAAAAACGCGTATATGGTTAGCGTTCCGCGCGATCTATACGTGAAGTACGGACGCGCCTGTGACGCGGGGTATGCGGGCAAAATTAACGTGTATTTCAATTGCGTAAATAACGACTGGAAATCGGATAGCGCGGAAGACGAACGCCAGAAAGAAACGCGTTCGTTTGTGGGTGAAATTTTAGGCATGGATTTGCAGTATAGCGTGCATGTAAATTATTCGGTAATGCGCGACTTGGTAAGCGCAATCGGTGGCATTAAAGTGAATATTGAAAGCCGCGATCCGCGCGGAGTGATGGATAGCAATTTCGACTGGAAATGTGGTACGACGCGGGCGGAGAAGCAGGAGCGTTGCCCGCGCGGACATTACATTAGCTATCCGAACGGCGAGGTTGAGCTTGATGCTGAGCATGCGCTGTATCTTGCAATGGCGCGCGGCGATATTGCGCCAACCTATGGATTTGAGCAATCGAATTTCGACCGCGAGAAAAATCAGCAAAAAATTATGATGGCGATCCGCGAAAAAGCGCTTAGTACAGGCACGCTCACTGATTTCTCGAAAGTCACAAAGCTTGTTGATGCGATTGGCGCGAACTTGCGTACAAACTTTGAGACAGGTGAAGTGCGAACACTTGTTAGCTTGATGCAGTCGATCAAGCAGGATGAAATCAAAAGCGTCAGCCTGATTGATGCCGAACCGGCAATTCTAACGACCGGCACGGTTGGCGGTGCGAGCGCAGTGATACCAGTGGCGGGTACGTACAATTACAGTGGTTTGCAGGCGTATATTAAGAAGCATATTTACGCAACGGCGATTACGAGAGAAGAGCCGCGCGTCGTTATCCTGAATGGTTCTGGAATTGCAGGAGCGGCGCAGGCTGAGGCGACTAAGCTTGAGGAGCTTGGCATAGCAGTTAATACGGTTGGCAATGTGCCGAGCGGGCAAACGTATTCGTCAAATAAGATCTATCGTGTGGGCGAAAAGACAAAATCAGCAACTGAAGAGAAGTTGAAGTCACTCTATCATACGAGTGTATCGCCAAGTAATGAATTATCGGGCGTGACATATAGCGCGAATACTGATTACGTAATTATCATTACGAAGGCGCAAAGCTCAAAAAGCCGGTAA